DNA sequence from the Diorhabda sublineata isolate icDioSubl1.1 chromosome 6, icDioSubl1.1, whole genome shotgun sequence genome:
CACTATATTATTacagtgtttaaaaaaaataccttcGCCTTGTAATATTGGCAACAACAAGATCGAATACCTACTTTCTGTTAATAGATTTTGCGAAGATCAATATCTTAGTAAATGCATTGAAAATGTAAGACCTAACTTCGAggatatttctaataaaacgaATGTTACTTCGATATCTTATGTATCGAAAATGTTTTGTACGAGCAAAAGAAACCTATCGCAGAACAAACCTAAAGCCTTCGTACCAAGAAcagaaaaaactataacaaaaccTGAAGTTATACAACAAACTTCCAACGATAACAACGATGATGTTGCAGTTATAGCTCTAGCCAGAGTTTTCACCGGGAATCTCCATGTGGGTCAAGAGATGTACGTTCTTAATAGATCGTACCTACCAGATCAAGTCGAAATCGAAACAGACCCGATTAAATTCGTAGAAAATAATCCTAATGTTACTAAAGTTACAATTACAGAGTTGTATATGCTTTTCGGAAGGGAATTAACTCTAGTGGATTCGATACCTGCCGGTAACTTATGTGGTATCGGGAATTTGGAATCTTGTGTTATAAGAACTTCAACTTTATCTTCAAGTTTAAACGTCGTGCCTTTAGTGGAACATACGAGGTTAGATCCGGTAGTAAGACACGCTATCGAACCTGTGAATCCCAAGGAGCTGCCGTTGCTCCGTCAaggattgaaatttttattgcaGAGTGATTCTTGCGTGGAAGTTATAATGCAGGAGACCGGGGAACTAGTCCTGCTCACGGCGGGCGACGTGCATTTGGAAAAATGCATCGAGgatctgaaaaataaattcgcCAACATCGATATACACGTATCGAGCCCGATGGTGTCTTTAAGAGAAACCGTTGTAGAAAAAGGTGATAATTTTTTGGAGGATAGCGAAAATACGGTTAATTTGGACAcggaatatttttctttatcggtTATTGCGGTATCAGTTCCCGACGGTATTTTGGAGGTTATTGGGAATAATTACGATTTTTTGAAGATGGTCGAGGAGCATCAATATAAAAGTTTCATCGATATCGCTAAATCGTACGGGAATATAAGTAGCGGAGATAAAATAGCGGAAAAATCGTTTAAAAGTAGCGTGACCAAAAAGACATTAAAGCATATAACGAATCAGTTAAAGGCGGCGTTTTCTCACTCGTTTTGGAAGGATTTGCATACGAAAATATGGAGCGTGGGTCAATCGGATACCTTTATAAACCTCTTAATAAACACCACGGACACTTACAaccgaaatatatttttcgaattgAATACTTGCGATAAAAGATCGTTATTTGATCACTGTATTACCAAAGCCTTCAATAATATATGTAAAGCCGGTCCATTGTGCGAAGAACCTTTATCCAACTGTGTatttatagtgaaaaaattCGAACTGAACGCCGACGTTAAACTAGAAGATATTTCACCTCAAACAACGTCGAGTATCGAATCGAATATTCGCGAATTATTTAAAAGGGCGTTGGAAAAACGGGAACAACGCCTAATGGAACCTATTTACGTGACGGAAATACAAGTTAATCCCAGTATTTTGGGTAAAGTTTACACCGTAGTGAATAAACGACACGGGAAAATACTCGACAGCGTCGGTATGGATGACGACGAAAGGGTGTTTCTAGTCAAAGCGCAGATACCTGTTATAGAAAGCCGGGACTTCGCTTGTGATATTAGGAAAACCACGTCCGGGCAAGCCAATCCAACGTTGAGGTAATTGTATTTGAAACTAGTTCCGATAGATTTATaatggacacactgtatatgcTAATACTAGCGGGtcttccaataagaggtgtcattttttgagataaatggtCGGATGtttatatttcatgaaattttccgtaaccaaattgcaaagcggccgCCGAGGTGTTGAATCGacgctggactgttggcgtagaccttatctttgacgtggccccaaaggaaaaagtcgcgaggtgttaaatcacaagatctcggtggccaattgtgatcacctctttCCGTAAAAGATCgagatggtttcgttgcttgtgtggcacgtagcgccgtcttgtcGAAAGTAAACGTTgaccaaatcaataccatccaattccggccataaaaaatcattaatcatgtctcgatagcgcaatccattcaccgtaactgttgctccagcctcattttcgaaaaagtaaggtccaatgataCCGCCAAACCATAAatcgcaccaaacagtcacgcgttgaggatggagaggattttcaacaataactcttaggttttccgagccccggattcgataattttgtttattgacgtaaccaccaaggtggaaatgggcctcatgcatttcaaggacccaatcagcaaagacacgacgttgtcgATGATCAACCGGCTTAAGtttttgtgttaactgaactttataggcgtTAAGACCcgagtctttatgcaaaatacggtgtaatgacgtttgtggaatggctaattccgaagaaacgacgaggaatggacaaacctgggttttcttcaacactttgggctacag
Encoded proteins:
- the LOC130446089 gene encoding elongation factor-like GTPase 1 isoform X1, which encodes MNSIKPTIEEIHFCMNDPNCIRNVCILAHVDHGKTTVADSLLATNRLVSKRMAGFLRYLDDRPDEQQRGITMKSSTVSLLNLVQDDDNNYKKILLNLVDTPGHIDFSTEVGAALRVCDGAIILVDLVEGVCVQTRESIKNAFKEHAKMILVLNKFDRLIVELKKSIDEIFQCILRVIEDCNATIAEVYQYEFNSSEIDIEDTGLLFSPDSGNVIFASAVDGWGFTTEQIAKLFVNLVKGETVDSLNKKIWNFDCYINSTKEIKTGAVDKKKCNLFIQFCLKTIVHIYESLILRMEKDKISKILEKLNITTITRDMTHNDPKVQVRAILQAWKPLAYTILLQCLKKIPSPCNIGNNKIEYLLSVNRFCEDQYLSKCIENVRPNFEDISNKTNVTSISYVSKMFCTSKRNLSQNKPKAFVPRTEKTITKPEVIQQTSNDNNDDVAVIALARVFTGNLHVGQEMYVLNRSYLPDQVEIETDPIKFVENNPNVTKVTITELYMLFGRELTLVDSIPAGNLCGIGNLESCVIRTSTLSSSLNVVPLVEHTRLDPVVRHAIEPVNPKELPLLRQGLKFLLQSDSCVEVIMQETGELVLLTAGDVHLEKCIEDLKNKFANIDIHVSSPMVSLRETVVEKGDNFLEDSENTVNLDTEYFSLSVIAVSVPDGILEVIGNNYDFLKMVEEHQYKSFIDIAKSYGNISSGDKIAEKSFKSSVTKKTLKHITNQLKAAFSHSFWKDLHTKIWSVGQSDTFINLLINTTDTYNRNIFFELNTCDKRSLFDHCITKAFNNICKAGPLCEEPLSNCVFIVKKFELNADVKLEDISPQTTSSIESNIRELFKRALEKREQRLMEPIYVTEIQVNPSILGKVYTVVNKRHGKILDSVGMDDDERVFLVKAQIPVIESRDFACDIRKTTSGQANPTLRYSHYEKIDGDPFYEPVEDDDEEDAEINVESALRACRLRKEIRRRKGLHVDDEVVIHAEKQRTLNKKK
- the LOC130446089 gene encoding elongation factor-like GTPase 1 isoform X2; translation: MAGFLRYLDDRPDEQQRGITMKSSTVSLLNLVQDDDNNYKKILLNLVDTPGHIDFSTEVGAALRVCDGAIILVDLVEGVCVQTRESIKNAFKEHAKMILVLNKFDRLIVELKKSIDEIFQCILRVIEDCNATIAEVYQYEFNSSEIDIEDTGLLFSPDSGNVIFASAVDGWGFTTEQIAKLFVNLVKGETVDSLNKKIWNFDCYINSTKEIKTGAVDKKKCNLFIQFCLKTIVHIYESLILRMEKDKISKILEKLNITTITRDMTHNDPKVQVRAILQAWKPLAYTILLQCLKKIPSPCNIGNNKIEYLLSVNRFCEDQYLSKCIENVRPNFEDISNKTNVTSISYVSKMFCTSKRNLSQNKPKAFVPRTEKTITKPEVIQQTSNDNNDDVAVIALARVFTGNLHVGQEMYVLNRSYLPDQVEIETDPIKFVENNPNVTKVTITELYMLFGRELTLVDSIPAGNLCGIGNLESCVIRTSTLSSSLNVVPLVEHTRLDPVVRHAIEPVNPKELPLLRQGLKFLLQSDSCVEVIMQETGELVLLTAGDVHLEKCIEDLKNKFANIDIHVSSPMVSLRETVVEKGDNFLEDSENTVNLDTEYFSLSVIAVSVPDGILEVIGNNYDFLKMVEEHQYKSFIDIAKSYGNISSGDKIAEKSFKSSVTKKTLKHITNQLKAAFSHSFWKDLHTKIWSVGQSDTFINLLINTTDTYNRNIFFELNTCDKRSLFDHCITKAFNNICKAGPLCEEPLSNCVFIVKKFELNADVKLEDISPQTTSSIESNIRELFKRALEKREQRLMEPIYVTEIQVNPSILGKVYTVVNKRHGKILDSVGMDDDERVFLVKAQIPVIESRDFACDIRKTTSGQANPTLRYSHYEKIDGDPFYEPVEDDDEEDAEINVESALRACRLRKEIRRRKGLHVDDEVVIHAEKQRTLNKKK